The Salvelinus fontinalis isolate EN_2023a chromosome 13, ASM2944872v1, whole genome shotgun sequence DNA segment TTACAGCTCCAGATAACATGTTTACAACTCCAGATAACATGTTTACAACTCCAGATAACATGTTTACAACTCCAGATAACATGTTTACAACTCCAGATAACATGTTTACAACTCCAGATAACATGTTTACAACTCCAGATAACATGTTTACAACTCCAGATAACATGTTTACAGCTCCAGATAACATGTTTACAACTCCAGATAACATGTTTACAACTCCAGATAACATGTTTACAACTCCAGATAACATGTTTACAATTACAGATAACATGTTTGCAGCACCTTGGCCCAATTATAGCCTATTCTTTTTGATTCTAAACAAATTAAAAATAGGCCTGATTAATTGACCAACCCATTTGCAGCGATAATATATAGCCTAGCAACTGCAACAATTTATCTTATTCATCTTATTCTGTTCTGTGGGTGACTGAGTAGGAAACCCCAACTCAGAAGCTAAGAGATCAACCAGAGCGCAAGACATCAATGGCAGCACCACAATGTAGCCTTTCTCTGATGATATGGTCTTTCTTCCTCCCAGCCAGCATCTTTCCTTGAAATCCTTTACCAGTCATGATCATTATGAAATATAAAGTCTTTGAAGAGAACTAGCCTCAGTAATGTCAAGGACAGATCAATTCACACTGAACtaaaaaaataaatgcaacatgcaacaacttcAAAGATTTAACTGAGTTACAGTCAATTTAATCAAAttgattaggccctaatctatggatttcacatgatgaatgggaatacagatataaatctgttggtcacagataccattAAAAAAAGAAGGGGgttggataaaaaaaaaacgtaagtacctttatttaactaggcaagtcagatgagaacaaattcttatttacaatgacggcctaggaacagtgggttaactgccttgttcaggggcagaacaacagattttcaccttgtcagctcagggattcaatcttgcaacctttcggttactagtccaacgctctaaacactaggctacctgccgccccatttgcctcatgcagtgcgaaaAATCTCCTTCGTATTgagttgatcaagctgttgatcaagttgctggatattgccgGGAActgaacacgctgttgtacacgtcaatccagagcatcccaaacatgctcaatttgtgacaagtctggtgagtatgcaggccatggcagaactgggacattttcagcttctaggaattgtgtaatgatccttgtgacatggggccatgcattatcatgctgaaacatgaggtgatggtggcagatgaatagcatgacaatgggcctcaggatctcgtcacggaaTCTCTGAgcgttcaaattgccatcgataaaatgcaattgtgttcattgtccgtagcttatgccttcccataccataaccccaccacgaccatggggcactctgttcacactctgtacacgctgtctgccatctgcccggtacatttaaaaccaggattaatccgtgaagagcacgcTTCTCTATCATTCCAGTggacatcgaaggtgagcatttgcccactgaagtcggttacaaggCCGAACtgctgtcaggaagttaaagacaACAaccacgcagatgagcttccctgagacggtttcttacAGTTTgcgcagaaattcttcagttgtgaaAACACAGTTTCTTCAGCTGTtggggtggctggtctcagacgatcccgcaggtgaagaagccggatgtggaggtcctgggctggcgtggttgcaCATGCtttgcggttgtgaggcaggttggacgtactgccaaattctataaaacgacgttggaggcagcttatggtagggaaatgaacattcaattctctggcaatagctctggttgacattcctgcaggcagcatgccaattgcacactccctcaaaacttgagacatccgtggcattgtgttgtgttacaaaactgcacattttagagtggccttttattgtccccagcacaaggtgcacctgtgtaatgatcatgttgtttaatcaactttcttgatatgccacacctgtcaagtggatggattattttggcaaaggagaaatgctcacaaacaggaaTGTAAACTAATTTGTTGTCAAAAtgtaagagaaataagctttttgtgcgtatggaacatttcttggatcttttatttcagctcatgaaacatgggaccaacactttacatgttgtgtttatatttttgttcagtgtaagaaGATATcaagtttatctttatttttgtgGACTGTCCTGTGGAGATTAAGTACAATATAATTGACAATACATAATACTGATAAACAAATGGTAAGTGTACAGAATATGTATTTCTTTTCGAATGTCCATGCTTCATCCAGAGATATGAAATTAAAAATGCCTATTGAAATGGCAAAAAAAAGAGTAATTCACTGCAATGTTATGTTTATGGAATCTGGGGATTATTGGCAGGAAATCACACTATTAAAATGCATGAAAACTAGATCATCTAGGTGCTGGCTATAGGTTCTAAGAGCAGAACATTGAAATTACCTCTACAAACAAAAAGGCACACGTGGCTAGTGTAACTTGTATGAATCAATTGGGCCCTCTGCTGTTCAAGAAGAGAACTACAAATGCTCCCATCATCCCATTCTTTCCTAAGGGCCATAGTTCCGGAGTGCTGTTTTTTTTCCAGGCAAATAAAGGGTAAAAACACTTAAGTCATTCTTCCTTCATTTACTTCAATGAatatatatattgaagcaatccAGTTAAACAATAAGTACACTTTATTCACATTGGGTTCATGCATATTTAAAACAGTTGGAACACATTTATTTGGTCAATTATTTCTATACATCTAGATTATTtacctaaacggatataaatatATATTCTATAATAGTACATTTACAGAGACAATGTTTTTTCAGTCAACAAGTCATCTTTGGTCACAAAAAAACAACTGTAAACAGAATTACAAGAGTTCACATTTGAGCTTTCCTACTATTGATCAATATTGTGACCAGCCTGTATACCTTAGTAGGGAAaaggggtacctagtcagttagtACATGTTGATAACGTTTGAGGCTCTCTTTAGCAGCTTATTCATGACATCTGGGTAATACGACCCAACTTCTTCAAAGTGCTCTTTTGACAGGAAAAATATATCCACATAGTTATCAGCAATGGCAGTGTATCTATACAACTTGGATTTCAGCAGCAAGTCAACTCCCAAGGCGGCTCCAGTTGTAAGATACTCAATGGCCTCCTTTCCAGTTCTCCATGAGCAAAGTTTCACCTTACCAATCAGGATCAGCAACATGCCACGGCCAGAGTCTCCCCTTCTACTGATGTATTCCCCTAGAAGAGATCGCATTTCAGCATGTATACCGAAAAGTATACAATGTTCCCCACTCAAAATACTTGTGAATAACTCATGTGGTAATGTACACACTGTCAGATTATTCCTTCAGAAGTGGTTAGGTGCAGAATCTTAGTTAATGAAGTCCATAGAAAATGAAATGGGCAAAATGTGAAGTTATGCAGGTGAATTTCAAGTTAGTATTTAGCCCATGATGCTCAAATTTACCAGAGGTGTAGCTTTTCAGCAACATTTTCGTTGCCAAGTGTCGCAGGAATGTTTCTGAGAGGTGAGTGAAGAGCTGATTTTTCTTCAGTAGATTCacgcttattctaaaatggtgaGAAAATAATAAAGGGTTTTTATAAGCCCATGCTACATGGCCTTCTTTTGTACACATCATTCGTCAAATGAAGTAGTAGTTTGGTACAGTATGTAACAGTTTAACATTTCATCACTAAGCAGTTGCAGACATTAGTATTGATGGCTTGGCTAGTTACCTTGAGAAAATTTCAACTTTCATACAATGAGGTGTATCTTTGAACAATTCTTCTGAATCTATCCCTTTGGTGCGTGTCCATCGGTAATTGTAGAATCGGATTACGCGATTTTGCAGCGCTGATGGAATGTTTTCATACATCATGTAGTTTTGGACTGCCTGCATTAAAATAGAAAGATAATGAGTCACTCAAATAGTTCTCTCGCAAAAGTACGTCATTTTCAGTTTTTGAAGACCGAATTGCAATAAATCAAAAGTTGACTCTGAAAAAGTTAGTTAAAATCTAGTCTTGAGTATTTTGTTAATACCTGCAGTTTCTCTTCATACGCCACTTGAAGTGATTGCTTGTTTGTTTGAGTGGATGAGAGAAGTCCCATATTATAACTGACTTGCATCTTGGAAAGAATCATTATCAAAATGGAGAATAACAATTCTCTGTATGTCACTGCACGGATATCACCATAGCCTGTTGTTGTGTAAGTTGCTAAAGTCCAATATACGGAGTAGGTGTAAATATCAGGGAGGTAAAACACTTCTGTAAAAACAAAACAttaaaacaatacaaataaatCTAGTGTTTACATAATTAGAAACTCAGAAATGCTGCATGTCATACTAAAACCCCTGTCAAAAGTCTAATAAATGTATGGTAATTAATACATTAATtatattaatttatttattttcattacCAAAACTAATTTAACCATTCATTATGCCTTATCCATTTTAGCTGACCTTACCTGTGTTGCCAACCCACGAATTAAAGCCACCATGCAAAGCAAATAAAAGAAATAAAACTGCGGTACAGTGGACAAACAGGATTGCATGGACCAAGTACTTGATGATTCGTATGGCAAGCAAGCTGTTAATGTAAAACGAGAGAAGATAAAATAGATTAGAGGCAAAAGACTAACACCAATCAACAACTTGACTGTGGGAAATTGTATCACACAACTGTTTAAACACATACTGGTAAAAATAGCATTGAGAACATGCTAAATTTAACAAAAACATAATGCATATACTTAGTTATGATTGATTGCTCCTCCTTGTGCATGAAGACAAGTACAGTCAGAATCCGGAGTAGATGAAAAGTGCGAACATATACTATTATGGGCAGAAATGTTGTCGGTGACACTTGATTCATGAGATGCAAAATTGTAAATGCATATGGGAATGAGCATATGACATCATAAATGTATCCCACTTTCCTCGTCATATAGCTCAGTGACACAGATCTGTAGTCTGAGATGTATGATCCACTTTCATCGTAGAAACAAATATGAAATTTCAAAATGATCTGAAAGAAAAATAACATTGTCTATGTAATCACACACAAAGACCGAAAAACATATCCGTTCTGAAGGATATTTGCATATTGAGGCAGGCTTATTTAATACAAGGTTAAAACCAAAAAGGTGGGTGTAGTGTACATTATAATTTATGGAAACACAATGTATCAACAGACTGAAAGGACCCTAAGGTGGTTATTTAGATTACTGACAAATTCGTGAGCTGCGTCTCTCACCTCAATCATTTGAATGTATTCGATAATCATAGTGAACAAAAAGATGCCTCGGTCAAGATCGAACACAGATGGCTGAAATTGAGGGAAATCAATGATTCATATTTTCTTATACTACTTACAACTCAAGTGTCCCAACACGAATATTCATacagattattattatatttgacTGATATTTTACCTTGAGGTCAATAATACAATAAGCAGAACTCCGTTAATGGATATAGCAAACAATTATGCGACAACGAATTCTAATTCCGATAACAATGTGTACCACCTACCATATATGTTATCGCCCAAAACAGAATGATGATCAGAAGGCAAGATGTGTACTGATACACAACACGTACTGTGCTCTCCGGATTGATTGTTGTGTTGTGGATTCTGATGGCGTTCAACAGAAAACTGATCAAGAATTGAGTGATGCTTGTCTTAATTCGGACATGAAATGGGAAGTCTTTAAACTTTGCTTTATTTTCCTCTTCTGCCATGCAGTGCTTGTAAAGCTTTATATCTGATGGACGAAACAAATGGCTCATGTATAAATGGTGCAACCCATAAAAGCTACAATTATAATAAATATGTTAGCTGCAGCAATACTACACCAAAGAGCTAAGCAAAACTTTTTCCTATAACTTGAAAGATAAAAAAAAAGCAATGTTGGCACCAAAACATTTTTGTGGGGCAGTTTAAAAATATGTGGTAGGGTGCCTCAGTACAAAAACTTATAAAAGTTACATAGATTTGCTTTTGCAGGACTTTCTATTTCATCAACACATGAATATAGCAATATTTCTGAAGTAATGCCAGCCAACTTACATCCTGTGTCATTCATAAGTATATCAGTTGCTGAAACATTCTTCTGAACTTTTGACATGTCCATTGTTCTTTGCAGTAGCTGTTCACGTTTCGTTTCTGCAGCTTTCTTTATCTGTTTGCAAATGTCTGGATAGTATTTGACAGTTTCATCAAGGCTTTTCTTGGAGAGGACATACAGATCACAATTTGTGGCAGCCCTGGGACGCACAAGAAAACAGTATAATACTGTTTGTTACAAGACATACAATGCTACAATCTGAAATGTATTTGATCAGAGACACATCATTTTATATTTAAATGAGAGAAAATTATGCTTTAAGTCATCAAAAGTATCATGCCTTATTGTGGTTGCACGAGGTTCTGCAAACAGAAGGCTCCCTTCTCCAAAGTATTGTCCCGCATTCAGTTTGATGATAACAGTCAACTCGTCCTGTGACAAGACTTCTACTTCTCCCTTTTCAATGAAATACATCTAAGGGAAAAAATGCTAGTAATGACAAAAATGGTGAAGAGAGCAACAGCAACATTCTCATGTacaccctttcctgtcattaggATTGAGCCCTGCTGTCATAGAAAATAGAAACCTTAACACAGCAGGGCCGTGTGTCACACCTCAGATCCAAAGTCATTTCTTTTGCATATCAGGTCATTAGCTCTGTAAAGGCACGGTCGAATCTGTCTAGCTAGTAACCGAATGAATCCTCCATCTGTTTCCAATTGGTCCACACTCTCTTTCCTCAGAATTTTGTGAAAAAAGGGTCCCTGTAGAGTTGGCATAACAAAAATAAACTTAGCTTCCAGAATTAATTTTGAGGAAAATATTTGAAGAAAATATTTATGAGCTGGAAAAAGTACAAATTATTTTACATCAAGCTTTCCAGATAATGTTCTCTCGAGTGGGGATAAATGTTGTGCCACTGAGTTCCTTCGCTGCTTCCTCTTGATATCAAGTCCAAATGCCTAAAattaaacaataataataataagtgcaTACCGGTATATTTACTTTAGTCACAACATTAAATCAAGGTAGTCTAAGCTGCTAAAAATATAAATTGATAAATGTACCTTTGCAATAAGGTCAGAGTAGATAATGGTAGATATATCTCCGAGTAGAGACGATGGCAAATACTCAAACAGTGTGTCTTGGTCTATTCCTTTCGTTCTTATCCATTTGAAAGCATAGAAGTTCACAGTATTGTGATATAGAGCCCCTGTAATGTTCTGACTCTAAGGCAGAGAATTGCACATAATGAGACCTCAAAACATACAACAGGTAAGCAACAGATGTTGCTACAAACGATATCACATCTACAAAAATAAAAACCTTACCTTCAAGAAGAGTTGTATGCTTTCTTTTTTCTCAGTAAAAGCTGCCCTTGTAGCATCTGCATTGGCTAACATAGCAGCAAATGTACCAGCCACATAACCACAATACAATGCTCCAGACACCATTATGAAGACCATGGTCATTTTctgcaaagacacacacaaaaaaaaaaatatatatatataattacttTCAAATACTGTACATTTAATAATAACCGTATAAACCTTTTACAgtagctttaaaaaaaatatatatatatattgctgtGATCTTGAGTTGTTTATGACTTAATTGATCCTGAAACTGTTTGTAATTTGAATAACCTTACCATAGAGGTTAGATAAGGATGTATATCACCATAGCCTACACCACTGAGAGTTGCAGTAGCAAAATATAAACTTATGGAATACAGTTCTGTGAAGGTAGCCGTTTCTGAGGGAAAGAAGAGTTGTCCATGACAATACAAAGTTCTCAAGTAAGTTACACACTTTCCATAACAAATTCTTTTTGATAACCTATGTTGTAGTGTAATTTAATGatattatacagtaccagtcaaaagtttggacacatctactcattcaagggtttttctttatttgtactatcttctacattgtagaataataatgaagacatcaaacctatgaaataacagatagaatcacgtagtaaccaaaaaagtgttaaaacaaatctaaatatattttagattcttcaaaatagccacccttggccttgatgacagctttgcacactctaggcattctgtgtccaaacctttgactggtactgtatatggttAAGATAGTAGTACAACAATAGTAGCAGTAAAACAAACTAGTTGAGTTAGAACCTACCGTACACTACGTTAAACGTGTAGTCCATGTGATACACCCAGGATTGTGATGAACAGTTGTGCTTTATCATAGGCAATAAGTAATTGGTTGTGTCACCAAACAAGTCTGCTGGAGGGCATACAATTGCAAAAACGATGCAAGTGCTGAAGTGAAGAAAAAGGACGCTATACAGAAAGAACTTAGCAAATGTGACAATCGTCTTTTCGGTTGCAATCCCTGATTGCCAGAATGAAAATGCAAGAGGAATCCGATATAACTGGAGAAGATGTGGGGCTCTGAGATATGCATATAGGTGCAGCGCTTCACTGTTTGAGTAAAATCCATTCTCATCAAAAGGGGAAACCACCATCCAGCCAATAACTTCCCAGGGAAAACAGCTGATGAGATCTATTAGAAAGCTTGTCTTCACATAGTGTTTTGCCGTTTCCAGCGTGTCCACTTTGAGATTGTCCTTGTAAAAAGCAACATGCAAACGGATATACATGTCAATCCAGCAAAAAAGGCCCAGAATGTAGGACAAAATCCAGAGTTCCTTTTTGTAGTGGAGAAAAGCAAAAAGAAGAGAGCTATTGATGCTGACCGTTATGGCCAAAACAAATCGGAAACATTCCCATCGGATGTACAGTGGATTGCTAGGCAAAATGGCACTCCTATATCtagaagaaaaaaacattttcattacAGAGCAGTGTCATACACTGTCATCAAGTCCCATAACATATTATTATTTCaagtcatttagaacacactgtctgtctgtcagtttgTCTCAATGAAACATTAAGCATTATATACACTGAAGGACAGGATCTGAAAGAAAACTGCTAATCTCTCTTGCGCAGTTCTAAAAAACAAAGAGAGGTTGTAACTTGAATAACTTCTcacacaatttttttatttacttttgtTTGTTTAGTAAATGTTTGATTACCTATATTTCTTGAACTGTATTGTAggttaagggcttgcaagtaagcatttaacgTTAAGGTATACACGTGTTGTATTCGGGGCACGTGACAAattcattttgatttgattaatttgTTACAGAcattcagtgcattcggaaagtattcaagaccccttgcctttttccaaatttagttacgttacagccttatttcaaaatgtattaaataattttttcctcatcaatctacacaaaatatctcataatgacaaagcaaaaacaggtttttcgaattttttgcaaatgtattaaaaaaaatcggaaacataacatttccataagtattcagaccctttactcagtactttgtttacgtatgtttggcagcgattacagactcaagTATTCCTGGGTATGACTcaacaagcttagcacacctgtatttggggaatttctcccattcttctccgcggatcctctcaagctctgtcagaatggatggggagtgtcgctgcacagctattttcaggtctctccagagatgttagatcggtttcaagtccgggctctggctgggccactcccggacattcagaaacttgtcccgaagccacttctttgttgtcttggctgtgtgattagggtcgttgtcctgttggaaggtgaaccttcgccccagtctgagagcatgttttcatcaaggatctctctgtactttgctccgttcatctttcccttccagtccctgccgctgaaaaacatccccacaacatgatgctgccaccaccatgcttcaccgtagggatggtgccaggtttcttccagttgtgacgcttggcattcaggccagagtgttcaatcttggtttcatcagaccagagaatattgtttatcatggtctgagagtctttaggtgcctttcggcaaactccaactgtgctgtcatgtgccctttactgaggagtggcttccgtctggccactatcataaaggcctgattggttgagtgctgcagagatggttgtcgttctgtaagattctcccatttccacagaggaactctggagctctgtcagagtgaccattgggttcttggtcacctccctgaccatagcccttctcccacgattgctcagtttggcagggcagccagctctaggaagagtcttggtggttccaaacttcttccatttaagaatgatggaggccactgtgttcttggggaccttcaatgctgcagaaatgtttaggTACCATTCCCcagttctgtgcctcgacacagtcctgtctcggagctctacagacaatttcttcgacctcatggcttggtttttgctctgacatgcactgtcaactgtgggaccttatatagacaggtgtgtgcctttccaaatcatgtcctatcaattgaatttgccacaggtggactccagtcaagttgtagaaacatctcaaagatgatcaatgcaaacaggatgcacctgagctcaatttcgagtttcatagcaaagggtttgaatacttatgtacatttctaaaaacttgttttcaccatgtcattatggggtattgtgatgtcattatggggtattgtgtgtagattgattaagtttaaaaaaaaatctaataaattttagaaaaaggctgtaacataacaaaatgcggaaaaaatcagggggtctgaatactttccgaatgcactgtaatttgtCTCTTGGAGCAAAAAACTAACTAGATGTAAATGTTTATGTAAATGCTCGTTATATTGTGGTTTTTCTTATGAAATGTGGATGGTTTGACAGTGACAAGTTTCACGAGCCTGAGCAGTTGTCTGCATACCTTGGTGTGGGAGGTATCAGTTTAGTTTTGCTCAGTTTCAGAAGTTTTTCCTCAACAGTTTCTTCCTCTGCTCCAGCATAGATTGGGAAATTTCCAAAGTCCTCAATATCTACAATCGTTGTATGTTTAGTTTTTTTCTAGTAGTTGAAGAACAGAGGCACATATTGTATGCAGACATGGTGAAGGGAAAACTTACAACACTTTGACTTCTTGGCATATCGACGACCTTGATATGTCAACGATGCATCTTTCTTCTTTAGTGTGTCATCATCCTGTTCCTCAGACTTCATAATTTCTTCAACGCTTTGCAGTAAAGTGTCGTAATATCCTGGTGTTGATTGCAATTCTGTAATTTGGCTAGAAGGAAACAAAATCAGAAATCATGATTTGCATTATATAATTCACTCAatctgtttctctaccagtatATGGCATTTATAACGTTTGTGCATACACGTTTGAACAGGAAATCTCTTATCACATTTGACAATTCATATTATGGACTCTATTTAACAAAAGGATACATCTAAGGGCAGGCAGTAGTGCTATAGGTTCAGgtgtgtgtcagaaatatttgtGCTATTTTAACTATCACATTTATCGGCGCACTTGCTGGAGTTGGTGCAAATGCGCTGGGGTTTGATGAATAAATAAGTTGTGGGTGTGTCGAGGCTTGGCCTCTCATGCTCCATGGCGgaatatgtggttgcttcaagttgtgttTACGGTCTTTTATGTGTTGCCTTGGAATCAACTCCAACTCCAATGTTAGTccattatagtttgttaaatggCTTATGGACACGCAGCCTACATCATGGAGTGTTTTAAGCAAGTCCAAAACGGGACCtgcatggctaaaataatgtgAGTCTGCCTACAATGTATAGATAAAAAAGGGAATATCATCTCACTGTTTTACTCCTCTCAAACTTGATATATTAATAAAGCTTAGATGATTAAGATGTATTTCCAAACGGTCTCAGGAGCCAAACACTTATCGACAGTCTTGACTACTTCGCTATTGCAGTGGGCAGAACAAAAAAAGCCTTAATTGAGAGCAGGGGAGGTTATGCTTGGTTTTTAACCAAATAAACGAAATAGGaagaaacatgtattttttatgtttctaaatacGAAGTATTTATGTTCCAGGCGCTATATGGGCAGTGTGCGTCACCGCTGGATAGGTTGTTTCCGCCTTCAACATTTGTCCCATTACCACATGCGTAACCGCTAAAACCAGCTTTTGGTTGGTCTTAAAATCCATATCAGCGCTGCCTGAAATTAGCACTTTGGATCATGATTTTAAGGACATACCTCAAATATGTCTACCCTCCCATCTGAGCGCAAGCGAGCTCATATAAGACGGGCCAATTCCCGAACCTGGCTTTAGGGCTTGGAAATGCCATCGCTCCAGTTTTTACATGACGAAATTACAAACTAACGTGCGTTTGACACTGGCGCCGCCTTAACACCAACTGAAACTAGAGCTCCAAGTGTTAAAATAGATGTACCTTTCAATGACCGGGTATCTCTCCAGAACAGATTTAATTCTGTCAAAATCGATCACTAATATCTCACAATGAGTCTTTGCACGGACGGTCATTGTAGCTTGTTTTCCAAACAGAAATCCAGCCTGAAATTAGATCCAACGAGTATTCAGTGTAACATTCCAAATATGAATAAAAGTAGTCAATCAAAACTTTGCTTGAGGAAATGTCTCTGTAAATATTACCTCCCCGAAATACATTCCTTCACCGTAGAGTCCAACAATTTCAGACAAGTCATCACTTAGAATcttgaaaatcaaatcaaaggatTTACttgtaaaaacaaaaacaaatggggGGTGGGGGTGAGTAACTGTATAATGTGAATACACATTACGTATCATTCATACAAGCATAACTCTTTCATACAAACCTGGCAAGTCCCTTTTCGAATGCAAAATAGTTCTCTGGTAATAGTTTCACTGTACTGGATGATCTCCCCTCGGGGAAAGAAATACATGACAGAGGTTGATGCGAGATCCCGAATAAACGCTTGTCCAGCTTGCTCGAAATAAGGAATCTGTTgagtaaaaataaatgtccctCTTTATTTAAACATAGATTGATTATGCTGTATAAAACGGATGATGGTTGCAATGAAAGAAGAAATAACTGATGAGCTCATAAATGACTCAAAAACATAATAGTGTCACCCCTGTTATGATTGTAAATTAAGTTAAAGCTGTATAAAAAATCGATTTCCTTTATAAACATTCTGCAATGTGTTTTTCTTCCTAACTACAAAATATGTGATATGACTGTCTTTATCAGCATACAGGTACATACTGTACAAAACAAATATGGATACCTTTGACAagaacctccctctctctttcatcagGACAATCTGTTGAAGTTCGATTGGCAAGTCATGCATTAAAAAT contains these protein-coding regions:
- the LOC129867947 gene encoding uncharacterized protein LOC129867947 isoform X4, with protein sequence MGFEEMYNIKEECPTTVLKKNEVTIISPKQNIVRIWNLFIALTSLVAVTVSLFELFFNSAIPVVVGIRYCLDVIFLLNIISRFYIGYESNGVVIIDSKPVQRKYLQTWFIMDLLAVLPFETLRYASPELHFMHINRCLRVLRLFDIISSFGKEPDTNKIHVAVLNSFSIVVLCVQVSACAWYNQACIAAHGGHPRECLKEENWLQLLPEFSTNLTGVTDFEFYATSLYWSAITLCSVGYGDIHAKKIPEVMVASLVMVVGLFAFIGVIATGMSSIISNLDARRGRFCYRMESICLHMKQMGLPEEVQTWVHKYYYYLWTHRKGSIIAGLLDDLPFALHSEISSACYKPLMKKTTLFHDTEDGFKRALSLKFNTYTYSPGQILAKPGEINQNAYYIEHGVVQVLGDNYCDKVARLLPGSLIGEAYLMYRIPRNTTICAATLCEICVLERSDLLALFADYPEGYQADIMGIFDNYRKSWNLYYDVLAVFPLDFFSFATSGEAHWRVLGYVRWNRLIWIRKVRLFFNKKENDLDKNLFELRTAKCIFLLIFSVHCCSGVMYLTGCKDFRCDEESWAWNTGLKASHSNLYHYMISVYWTTTSMTTIGYGDIVPSTMKERLTAVFVCFIGFFVFNYIISQVYATLASQNAARVTFQNLLSAMTNFMESHDLSLSLQTRVTEYMSLLWSKYQGQAYPGGQFLMHDLPIELQQIVLMKERGRFLSKIPYFEQAGQAFIRDLASTSVMYFFPRGEIIQYSETITRELFCIRKGTCQILSDDLSEIVGLYGEGMYFGEAGFLFGKQATMTVRAKTHCEILVIDFDRIKSVLERYPVIESQITELQSTPGYYDTLLQSVEEIMKSEEQDDDTLKKKDASLTYQGRRYAKKSKCYIEDFGNFPIYAGAEEETVEEKLLKLSKTKLIPPTPRYRSAILPSNPLYIRWECFRFVLAITVSINSSLLFAFLHYKKELWILSYILGLFCWIDMYIRLHVAFYKDNLKVDTLETAKHYVKTSFLIDLISCFPWEVIGWMVVSPFDENGFYSNSEALHLYAYLRAPHLLQLYRIPLAFSFWQSGIATEKTIVTFAKFFLYSVLFLHFSTCIVFAIVCPPADLFGDTTNYLLPMIKHNCSSQSWVYHMDYTFNVVYETATFTELYSISLYFATATLSGVGYGDIHPYLTSMKMTMVFIMVSGALYCGYVAGTFAAMLANADATRAAFTEKKESIQLFLKSQNITGALYHNTVNFYAFKWIRTKGIDQDTLFEYLPSSLLGDISTIIYSDLIAKAFGLDIKRKQRRNSVAQHLSPLERTLSGKLDGPFFHKILRKESVDQLETDGGFIRLLARQIRPCLYRANDLICKRNDFGSEMYFIEKGEVEVLSQDELTVIIKLNAGQYFGEGSLLFAEPRATTIRAATNCDLYVLSKKSLDETVKYYPDICKQIKKAAETKREQLLQRTMDMSKVQKNVSATDILMNDTGYIKLYKHCMAEEENKAKFKDFPFHVRIKTSITQFLISFLLNAIRIHNTTINPESTVRVVYQYTSCLLIIILFWAITYMPSVFDLDRGIFLFTMIIEYIQMIEIILKFHICFYDESGSYISDYRSVSLSYMTRKVGYIYDVICSFPYAFTILHLMNQVSPTTFLPIIVYVRTFHLLRILTVLVFMHKEEQSIITNLLAIRIIKYLVHAILFVHCTAVLFLLFALHGGFNSWVGNTEVFYLPDIYTYSVYWTLATYTTTGYGDIRAVTYRELLFSILIMILSKMQVSYNMGLLSSTQTNKQSLQVAYEEKLQAVQNYMMYENIPSALQNRVIRFYNYRWTRTKGIDSEELFKDTPHCMKVEIFSRISVNLLKKNQLFTHLSETFLRHLATKMLLKSYTSGEYISRRGDSGRGMLLILIGKVKLCSWRTGKEAIEYLTTGAALGVDLLLKSKLYRYTAIADNYVDIFFLSKEHFEEVGSYYPDVMNKLLKRASNVINMY